acctctatatgaatgggtttacacgacttaaaactcgttttattcggacaatgcccaccattgcacttgtacacttggtatgccctagaaaattaacgaaacatgggtactcatgaatatgattttggcttaggtttcttaaagactaatgtaatttgtaagcaaaagaacttacaaactcaagattccccatgcataatctgttcgacgtggatctctagcagaatcgaaaatatatacataacctctacgtaggtccatcacgtataaattccaatgatttctgtataatttataaatgatatattaaatatttaataacaataataattaatattttatatgaaacttatataatataacacacttactcttgattatatgggattaaaaaccaattagttaggttaggattacccatcttctccttttcaatttcagcttggaaaatgtttttcaaatacattgttggcgctccagggtcggccttgattctagtgcttgacataatctcgggacaaatgaacgaaatccgagacatttcaaatgatttggcatgatcgtgcaataaacacctataaaataaacaagattacactattaagatcgataaagagaaaaaacttcaaagaaataatagttatattaacaacaataaaacatttaattacaaTATGTAGACTTGGATCGCTGAAATGTTTAAGCACGCCCCGCGAAGGAACTCTCCTATATCAGACGCAGTTATGTATGTTTCTTGATCAAAATCCGAGTGCCAAACTGAGGATGCCAATGGGATGGTAGTAATATCATATATATCATCAGGCGCCGAAGTCATGATAAACTTCAAGTATTTGCATGACgggccaagaccttgaattgCATCGTGTACAAGTCCCGCTTTCTTGCTTTTGGTGGTTGATTCTTGTGTtttacgatcacaactacccacgacctctaagttggacttaggcttagaattcgacttctttggatgcgaaaattcctataacaatagtcaattaacattagtcatgtaataagaatcaaatgagtccttaggttctttagttcaaagttgggagcgaaaatgtcattttagctctatatatgacctataacaacccaacgaaccttaaatgtgcataaataggttcgaatgagatttagaaacttaaaactatgcatattagtcatgtaacaagaatcaaatgagtccttaggttctttagttcaaagttgggagcgaaaatgtcattttagctctatatatgacctataacgacccaacgagccttaaatgtgcataaataggttcgaatgagttttagaaacttaaaactatgcatattagtcatgtaataagaatcaaatgagtccttaggttctttagttcaaagttgggagcgaaaatgtcattttagctctatatatgacctataacgacccaacgagccttaaatgtgcataaataggttcgaatgagttttagaaacttaaaactatgcatattagtcatttaataagaatcaaatgagtccttaggttctttagttcaaagttgggagcgaaaatgtcattttagctctatatatgacctataacgacccaacgagccttaaatgtgcataaataggttcgaatgagttttagaaacttaaaactatgcatattagtcatgtaataagattaaaatgagtgtttaggttctttagttcaaagttgggagcgaaaatgtcattttagctctatatatgacctataacgacccaacgagccttaaatgtgcataaataggttcaattgagttttagaaacttaaaactatgcatattagtcatgtaataagaatcaaatgagtccttaggttctttagttcaaagttgggagcgaaaatgtcattttagctcaatatatgacctataacgacccaacgagccttaaatgtgcataaataggttcgaatgagttttagaaacttaaaactatgcatattagtcatgtaataagaatcaaattagtccttaggttctttagttcaaagttgggagcgaaaatgtcattttagctcaatatataacctataacgacccaacgagccttaaatgtgcataaataggttcgaatgagttttagaaacttaaaact
This sequence is a window from Spinacia oleracea cultivar Varoflay chromosome 1, BTI_SOV_V1, whole genome shotgun sequence. Protein-coding genes within it:
- the LOC130465882 gene encoding uncharacterized protein — translated: MTSAPDDIYDITTIPLASSVWHSDFDQETYITASDIGEFLRGACLNISAIQVYILCLLHDHAKSFEMSRISFICPEIMSSTRIKADPGAPTMYLKNIFQAEIEKEKMGNPNLTNWFLIPYNQENHWNLYVMDLRRGYVYIFDSARDPRRTDYAWGILSL